A stretch of Dama dama isolate Ldn47 chromosome 22, ASM3311817v1, whole genome shotgun sequence DNA encodes these proteins:
- the LOC133043351 gene encoding COP9 signalosome complex subunit 6-like, whose product MEVDAAVVPSVMASGVTGSVSVALHPLVILNISDHWIRMRSQEGRPMQVIRALIGKQEGRNIEVMNSFELLSHTVEEKIIIDKEYYYTKEEQFKQVFKELEFLGWYTTGGPPDPSNIHVHKQVCEIIESPLFLKLNPMTKHTDLPVSVFESVIDIINGEATMLFAELTYTLATEEAERIGVDHVARMTATGSGENSTVAEHLIAQHSAIKMLHSRVKLILEYVKASEAGEVPFNHEILREAYALCHCLPVLSTDKFKTDFYDQCNDMGLMAYLGTITKTCNTMNQFVNKFNVLYDWQGISRRMRGLFF is encoded by the coding sequence ATGGAGGTGGATGCTGCAGTCGTCCCCAGCGTGATGGCCTCAGGAGTGACTGGCAGCGTCTCAGTCGCTCTTCATCCCCTCGTCATTCTCAACATCTCAGACCATTGGATTCGCATGCGCTCGCAGGAGGGGCGGCCTATGCAGGTGATTAGGGCTCTGATTGGGAAGCAGGAGGGCCGAAATATTGAGGTGATGAACTCCTTTGAACTGCTGTCCCACACCGTGGAAGAGAAGATTATCATTGACAAGGAATATTATTACACCAAGGAGGAGCAGTTTAAACAGGTATTCAAGGAGCTGGAGTTTCTGGGTTGGTATACCACAGGGGGGCCGCCTGACCCCTCCAACATCCACGTCCATAAGCAGGTGTGCGAGATAATTGAGAGCCCTCTGTTTCTTAAGTTGAACCCTATGACCAAGCACACAGATCTTCCTGTCAGTGTTTTTGAGTCAGTGATAGATATAATCAATGGAGAGGCCACCATGCTCTTTGCTGAGCTGACCTACACTCTGGCCACAGAGGAAGCGGAACGCATTGGTGTGGACCACGTGGCCCGAATGACCGCAACAGGCAGTGGAGAGAACTCCACTGTGGCCGAGCATCTGATCGCCCAGCACAGCGCCATCAAGATGCTGCACAGCCGCGTCAAGCTCATCTTGGAGTACGTCAAGGCCTCCGAGGCAGGAGAGGTCCCCTTTAACCATGAGATCCTACGGGAGGCCTATGCTCTGTGTCACTGCCTCCCTGTGCTCAGCACAGACAAGTTCAAGACAGACTTTTACGATCAATGCAATGACATGGGGCTCATGGCCTACCTTGGCACCATCACCAAGACCTGCAACACCATGAACCAGTTCGTGAACAAGTTCAATGTTCTCTATGACTGGCAAGGCATCAGCAGGCGGATGCGGGGGCTCTTTTTCTGA